A region of Haliotis asinina isolate JCU_RB_2024 chromosome 9, JCU_Hal_asi_v2, whole genome shotgun sequence DNA encodes the following proteins:
- the LOC137295985 gene encoding armadillo repeat-containing X-linked protein 1-like, with translation MVNQDNTKIGVGAFAVFGTALLAYLLYKQWKKRKDEESNGGNGDTVGGDYPVVRKRTSNRGRNGRFVSDPGRMFSSTDRVMPVPSGATDNMEGIFKRHSTGARISQIPKPANSGSKVNEAKRQVKSSDRENVVSPKLNEPDIIPSMEKQTQIEPPKQEIKDERYEDAKEKKKNSKRKAEEQAGSVSGVSTPESSSPSKSKKVPVNVQAASTKEPAQQAVKPLEVEASQVTEQTLPSQAGEAAANEGGAGEAMAVPVDPQLEDQSVMLTGDSEGSDIGAGDTLAEDYQFVSKAGITLSPSSSAGSSPAKSPLKTDKKQDSVSEKAEAKPTETSSQASEKSKSSKMSSETLEDELDSDVITRALLQVQKTPSTVDKKVIKVLVDLLKVPEQKLLLTGLESIVRCAAFSANQKALRENRCPEELLRLLQVHSKAIVGGTAITESILVATNNAIMNLSMDVANQAKLEVCIPILIDLVMHEGMSSNVKLSSLQPLTNLSTTSTYHGQYTRAVQQLYDLLDVGNRVVRIQAIKLLVNLSCNSEMVKHLLAAKAPTCMMSLLEKTADPNMSLRLITLLANIVSTAQKEDVTSSSLPTDDKAASPETMYSAIFGVNNLSQIRSKVYPLTRHDSEDISQQAARLYKSLPSC, from the exons aagaaTCTAATGGTGGAAATGGCGACACAGTTGGCGGTGACTATCCAGTGGTTCGTAAGAGGACATCCAATAGGGGGCGTAATGGAAGATTTGTGTCTGACCCAGGGAGGATGTTTTCCTCCACAGACCGAGTCATGCCAGTTCCCTCCGGAGCCACTGACAACATGGAGGGCATCTTCAAGAGACATTCAACTGGGGCCAGGATATCTCAGATTCCAAAACCAGCTAACAGTGGCTCTAAAGTAAATGAGGCAAAAAGACAAGTGAAGAGTTCAGATAGGGAAAATGTTGTATCGCCCAAACTCAATGAGCCAGACATTATTCCATCAATGGAGAAACAAACCCAGATAGAACCACCAAAGCAAGAAATAAAGGATGAACGCTATGAAGATGCCAAGGAAAAGAAGAAGAACAGTAAACGGAAAGCTGAAGAACAAGCGGGTTCAGTGTCGGGTGTTTCAACACCtgaatcatcatcaccatcaaaaAGTAAAAAAGTACCAGTCAACGTGCAAGCTGCTTCTACAAAAGAACCTGCACAGCAGGCAGTTAAACCTCTTGAAGTGGAGGCCAGCCAGGTCACGGAACAGACGTTACCATCTCAGGCAGGAGAGGCTGCAGCCAATGAAGGAGGAGCAGGTGAAGCTATGGCTGTGCCAGTTGATCCTCAACTGGAAGATCAGTCTGTAATGTTGACCGGGGACTCTGAAGGCAGTGATATTGGAGCAGGTGATACCTTAGCAGAGGACTATCAGTTTGTGAGCAAGGCTGGGATAACACTATCTCCATCTTCATCAGCTGGTTCTTCCCCGGCCAAGTCCCCACTTAAAACTGATAAGAAACAAGACAGTGTTAGTGAAAAAGCTGAGGCAAAACCCACAGAAACTTCCAGTCAAGCCTCTGAGAAGTCAAAGAGTTCAAAGATGTCATCAGAGACTTTGGAGGATGAACTTGATTCTGATGTGATCACCAGAGCCCTTCTACAAGTACAGAAGACACCCAGCACTGTAGACAAGAAGGTCATCAAGGTTCTGGTGGATCTCCTGAAAGTCCCGGAGCAGAAGCTGCTGCTGACTGGACTGGAATCCATTGTTAGATGTGCAGCTTTTTCAGCTAATCAG aaagcccTGCGGGAGAACAGGTGCCCTGAAGAATTGTTGCGACTTCTCCAGGTGCATAGTAAAGCCATCGTTGGCGGGACAGCGATCACTGAGAGCATTCTGGTGGCCACTAACAACGCTATCATGAACCTATCCATGGATGTTGCCAATCAAGCAAAGTTGGAG gtgtgTATTCCAATACTCATTGACCTGGTGATGCATGAAGGGATGTCATCCAACGTGAAGCTATCTTCCCTACAACCACTGACCAACCTGTCCACTACGTCCACCTACCATGGCCAGTACACACGTGCAGTACAACAACTCTATGATCTCCTCGACGTCGGCAACAGGGTCGTCCGAATCCAGGCAATAAAGCTGCTTGTCAACCTCTCCTGTAACTCCGAGATGGTCAAACATCTGCTTGCTGCTAAG GCCCCAACATGTATGATGTCACTCCTGGAAAAGACAGCCGATCCCAACATGTCTCTGCGATTAATCACGCTGCTGGCCAATATTGTTTCAACAGCACAGAAAGAAGACGTCACATCCTCGTCCCTACCCACTGATGACAAAGCAGCATCCCCAGAAACTATGTACTCTGCCATATTTGGTGTGAACAATCTGAGTCAGATTAGGAGCAAGGTGTATCCCCTGACAAGGCATGACTCCGAGGACATCTCCCAGCAAGCAGCTAGACTGTATAAAAGTCTCCCCAGCTGTTGA